From Buchnera aphidicola (Uroleucon sonchi):
AAAGAATAGTAGAAAAAATATTTTTTTTATATATGTGAGTAAATATTTATCTTGTTAAGATTACTAAGAAAATAAATTATTTTTTATAAATAGATTGATGGATTATGAAATAAATTAAAAATTTATTCACAAAAAAGTATCAGGTGAGATTGATGATAAATGATTTGAAAATAATTTAAAGTAAAATCAATAAGATACCAAATGATTTCTAGCAATGCTGATACCCAGGATTGAACTGGGGACCTCACCCTTACCAAGGGTGTGCTCTACCTACTGAGCCATATCAGCAATTTTATTTTTATTTTTTTAGCGGTCAGCGGGAATTGAACCCGCATCATCAGCTTGGAAGGCTGAGGTAATAGCCATTATACGATGTCCGCATATTTAGTTATAACTTTTTATTTTGGTGGGAGAAGGATTCGAACCTTCGAAGTCTATGACGGCAGATTTACAGTCTGCTCCCTTTAGCCGCTCGGGAATCCCACCTGAAAATGATTATTATTATTTATAAATTAATATATTTATTGCCGGCTACCGGAATTGAACTGGTGACCTACTGATTACAAGTCAGTTGCTCTACCTGCTGAGCTAAGCCGGCTAAGATTAATATTATTTTATTATTTCTTGAATATTAATTTTAAAAAATTATTTTTTATTAAATGATATTATATAATTTTTCAATTGTATTGCAAGTTTTTTATCGTAAATAATTATTGTATATTTAATTGTTATATTTTATTTTAAAATTTCTGATGATTTTATTTTCCCTACAGGTCCAATAAAATCTATTTCTGGCTCTAATGCAATGTTAAATTTCTTTAAAATGCATGAATATATTATTCTAGCTAATTGTATGATATCTTGTGGAGTAGCATTATTTTTATTAATTAATATAAGTTTTTGTTTTTGATAAATAGTTGCATCTCCAATTTGAATATTATTGAATTGATATTTTTCAATTAACCAACCTGCAGAAATTTTTATTAAACCATTTTTTTCAAGAAAATATGGTATCTTTCGATAGAATGGCACAAGTGTTTGTAATTTTTTCTTTGTAATGATAGGATTTTTGAAAAAACTACCAGCATTACCAGTTTTTTTTGGATCAGGTAGTTTATTTTTACGTATTTTACATATTATATTAAATATTTGATGTCCATTAACATGTTTAGTTTGAATATAATTTTTAATTGAAGATAATATAATAGGTTTCCAGTTTTTTAAGATTTTTATTCCAACTTTAATAATTGCATATTCATGATTATATTTATGTTTAAAAATACTGTTTCTATAAGAAAATAGACAAAATCTATTATATATTTTCATTTTAGATCTATTTTTTAAGGATATTATCTCAACATACTGACAGATATCTTTAAATTCTAAACCATATGCTCCAATATTTTGGATGGCTGCAGATCCTATACAACCAGGAATTAAAGCTAAATTTTCTAACCCAAAGATACCTAAATTTACAGTTAATTTTACTAAATGATGCCATTTTTCTCCTGAGTTTACATGTAATAACCATGAATCATCTTGTTCGACGATTTTAATTCCTTTAATACGATTAAAAATTACTACTCCTTTATAATTTTTTAAGAATAATATATTACTCGCTTCTCCTAAAATTATATAAGGTATATTATATAATTTACATTTTTTTGATATTGCAATTAATTGTGCAATTGTTTTTACAAAAACAATTTTTTTTGCTGTGATATCGATTGCAAAGGTATTTAAATTTTTTAATGATTGATTACAAGAATATTTATTTTTATACATAGTATCTATAATAATGATATGATGAAATTAATAAACATATATTTTAAATTTGAAACAATTTTTATATAAAATAAATGGAATTTAAAAATGAATATATTATCTGAATATTATCAAGATATAATTAATCAAAAAACAGAAAATATCAAGAATAGTATACATTGTTCTTTTGAATTTTTCCCTCCTAAAAATATCACTTTAGAAGAAAATTTATGGTCTGTTATTCGTAAGATTGTTAAATTAAAACCAAAATTTTTTTCCGTTACTTATGGAGCTAATAATGGAGAATGTCAAAAAACATACAATATCGTAAAAAAAATACGTGAAAAAACAGGAATCATTACTGCAGCTCATTTAACTTGTGTTAATTCTA
This genomic window contains:
- the murB gene encoding UDP-N-acetylmuramate dehydrogenase — its product is MYKNKYSCNQSLKNLNTFAIDITAKKIVFVKTIAQLIAISKKCKLYNIPYIILGEASNILFLKNYKGVVIFNRIKGIKIVEQDDSWLLHVNSGEKWHHLVKLTVNLGIFGLENLALIPGCIGSAAIQNIGAYGLEFKDICQYVEIISLKNRSKMKIYNRFCLFSYRNSIFKHKYNHEYAIIKVGIKILKNWKPIILSSIKNYIQTKHVNGHQIFNIICKIRKNKLPDPKKTGNAGSFFKNPIITKKKLQTLVPFYRKIPYFLEKNGLIKISAGWLIEKYQFNNIQIGDATIYQKQKLILINKNNATPQDIIQLARIIYSCILKKFNIALEPEIDFIGPVGKIKSSEILK